From the genome of Malus domestica chromosome 04, GDT2T_hap1, one region includes:
- the LOC103407028 gene encoding uncharacterized protein, which produces MAVVLRYVDKNGKVIERFVGVQHVPDTTSNTLKESIDAFFHFNELSFSNLRGQGYDGASNMKGEFNGLKTKILNDQPCAFYVHCFAHQLQLALVAVAKNNVDVNTFFLLANNVVNNIGASCKRCDALREMQQKELMKALENDSLMTGRGLNQETSLKRSGATRWNSHYGTLISLITMFSSVVNVLEMIVDDNINDSVAEANRLLKDIQSFEFVFLLFLIKSILGITNDLSQALQKDDQEIVNAMALVNTCKEQLLYMRNDEGFDLLVDKVLSFCVQHHIEVINMDETYVAHGRSRRNTHKKTNRHRYKVELFFVVIDSQLTELNDRFNETSTELLICLASLSPNDSFAAFDKEKLLRLAQLYPQDFTKQDLLTLEDQLDIYIHSMRSRSDFSGLQSISDLAKKMVEKRLHRVFQYVHLLIELALVLPVATASVERAFSAMNIIKSPLRNRMGDQWLNDSLVVYIEKDVFSCIDNETITPPMSYMAGPKPG; this is translated from the coding sequence ATGGCGGTGGTTTTGCGTTATGTGGACAAAAATGGGAAAGTCATTGAAAGGTTTGTAGGAGTTCAACATGTTCCCGACACCACTTCAAACACATTAAAGGAGTCTATTGATGCCTTCTTTCATTTCAATGAGTTGAGCTTCTCCAATTTACGAGGGCAAGGTTACGATGGTGCTAGTAATATGAAAGGTGAGTTCAATGGACTCAAGACAAAGATTTTGAATGATCAACCTTGTGCATTCtatgttcattgctttgctCATCAACTCCAATTAGCTCTTGTTGCCGTAGCAAAGAATAATGTTGATGTTAACACATTCTTTCTATTGGCTAATAATGTGGTAAATAATATTGGAGCTTCATGTAAGCGTTGTGATGCACTTAGAGAGATGCAACAAAAAGAACTTATGAAAGCTCTTGAAAATGATTCTCTTATGACGGGACGAGGCTTAAATCAAGAAACTAGTCTCAAACGTTCCGGAGCTACAAGATGGAATTCACATTATGGTACTTTAATTAGTTTGATTACTATGTTCTCATCCGTGGTCAATGTGCTTGAAATGATTGTTGATGATAATATCAATGATAGTGTGGCCGAAGCAAATAGGTTATTGAAAGACATACaatcttttgagtttgtgtttcTCTTATTTTTGATTAAATCTATATTGGGAATCACGAATGATTTATCACAAGCATTACAAAAGGATGATCAAGAgattgtgaatgcaatggctTTAGTCAACACATGTAAAGAACAACTACTCTACATGAGGAATGATGAGGGGTTTGaccttttggttgacaaagtaTTGTCATTTTGTGTCCAACATCATATTGAGGTTATTAACATGGATGAGACATATGTAGCTCATGGGAGGTCGCGCCGTAATACCCACAAAAAGACCAACCGTCATCGTTACAAAGTGGAGCTCTTTTTTGTTGTCATTGATTCTCAACTTACAGAGTTAAATGATCGCTTCAATGAAACAAGTACCGAATTGCTCATTTGTTTGGCTAGTTTGAGTCCAAATGATTCTTTTGCAgcttttgacaaagaaaagctacTTCGCCTTGCTCAATTGTACCCTCAGGATTTTACAAAGCAAGACCTATTGACACTTGAAGATCAACTCGATATTTATATTCATTCTATGCGTTCGAGAAGTGACTTTTCTGGGTTGCAAAGCATTAGTGATCTTGCTAAGAAAATGGTGGAAAAAAGGTTACATCGAGTATTTCAATATGTGCatttacttattgaattggcTTTGGTTTTACCTGTTGCAACTGCTTCAGTGGAGAGAGCATTTTCTGCCATGAATATCATTAAGAGTCCACTCCGCAACAGAATGGGGGATCAATGGTTAAATGATagcttagttgtttatattgagaAAGATGTTTTTTCTTGTATTGACAATGAAActataactccgcctatgtcttacatggccggtcccaagcccggataa